In the Mycobacteriales bacterium genome, one interval contains:
- a CDS encoding MFS transporter has translation MTTTTTPPPPTTGRWRRAIGGFHELGPAGPVALLLLVALAGVQSFDIVAFGVLSPDIRQTFHVSNTVIDSIAGLTSAVPVIFAIAMGYLGDRGNRLRIARWAGLVWAVTAIGTGLAPVIGLLIAARLVGGIGYLTTETVYPSLLSDYYPPQRSGWVFGAYRLGSQGLALIGGPAAGALGAIFGWRAAFIVLAVPTFVFVALLSVLREPARGASQGMSLGGEAMGSVTEGFRRVRAIGTLRRTWVAAFLFGAGTLPFPTLLNNFFHDVYRLGDTARGNVSALYGVGGLAGIALGAWLTQKAVTQGKLSRLPILNGFMVVEFALGIVVMAGSPALGGSVLGAGLLSIGAVGFLPAYTALVALVAPARLRAQAYAWSLLWYALGGVLLSVVIGGISDSHGNRVALLVLAGLVGTGGLIGASAWRFVGRDLALASSVETAAGSDALLSCTGIDAGYGGVQILFGVDFEIREGEIVALLGTNGAGKSTFLKTVSGLLDPTGGAMFYRGRDITHADPQTTAQLGIMHVPGGRGIFPTLSVAENLRVAGWLFRGDRAYLDEAMARVKSYFPVLDERADTLAGDLSGGEQQMLSLAQAFLAKPDLLLIDELSLGLAPAIVERLLEIVRAIHAQGTTVILVEQSVSTALRIAERAIFMEKGEVRFSGPTADLLERPDILRAVFLAGAAGGKLLTSAAANGNGNGVHAAIPAAGYPIDAHASINGNGNGNGTGNGNGNGKSKGRARGRAASVADRPVVMEALELVKRYGGVTAVDHVSFTLHDGEILGFVGHNGAGKTTLFDVVSGFTPRNGGRVLLGEQDLSEWPAHRRAAAGLGRSFQDARLWPQLTVAECLAVALHGEAEIEAAFPALLGLPRVAESEAMVAERVDELIDLMGLEAFRNKFISELSTGSRRMVELGCVLAHRPKVLLLDEPSSGIAQRETEALGPLIKRIRDQLACSILIIEHDMPLISSLADNLIALDLGRVIAYGPPRQVLDDPAVIESYLGGAVEQQPKKRRPPDRRRRTAAGAGT, from the coding sequence GTGACGACGACGACGACCCCGCCGCCACCGACGACCGGCCGGTGGCGCCGCGCCATCGGCGGGTTCCACGAGCTCGGCCCCGCCGGCCCGGTCGCGCTCCTGCTGCTGGTGGCGCTCGCCGGCGTGCAGAGCTTCGACATCGTTGCGTTCGGCGTCCTGTCGCCGGACATCCGGCAGACGTTCCACGTCTCCAACACCGTCATCGACTCGATCGCCGGCCTGACCAGCGCGGTGCCGGTCATCTTCGCGATCGCGATGGGTTACCTCGGCGATCGCGGCAACCGGCTTCGAATCGCCCGCTGGGCCGGCCTCGTCTGGGCGGTGACCGCCATCGGCACCGGCCTCGCCCCGGTCATCGGGCTGCTGATCGCCGCGCGTCTCGTCGGCGGCATCGGCTACCTCACGACCGAGACCGTCTACCCGAGCCTGCTGTCCGACTACTACCCGCCGCAGCGGTCCGGCTGGGTGTTCGGCGCCTACCGCCTCGGGTCGCAGGGGCTCGCGCTGATCGGCGGGCCCGCCGCCGGCGCCCTCGGCGCGATCTTCGGCTGGCGGGCGGCGTTCATCGTCCTCGCCGTACCGACGTTCGTCTTCGTGGCGCTCCTGTCGGTCCTGCGTGAGCCGGCACGCGGCGCGTCGCAGGGCATGTCCCTGGGCGGCGAGGCGATGGGGTCGGTGACCGAGGGGTTCCGCCGGGTGCGGGCGATCGGCACCCTGCGGCGCACCTGGGTCGCGGCGTTCCTCTTCGGGGCCGGCACGCTGCCGTTCCCGACACTGCTCAACAACTTCTTCCACGACGTCTACCGCCTGGGCGACACGGCCCGCGGCAACGTCAGCGCGCTGTACGGCGTCGGCGGGCTGGCCGGCATCGCGCTCGGCGCCTGGCTGACGCAGAAGGCCGTGACGCAGGGCAAGCTGTCGCGGCTGCCGATCCTCAACGGCTTCATGGTCGTGGAGTTCGCGCTCGGCATCGTGGTCATGGCGGGGTCACCGGCGCTCGGCGGCTCGGTGCTCGGCGCCGGGCTGCTCTCGATCGGGGCGGTCGGGTTCCTGCCGGCCTACACCGCCCTCGTCGCCCTCGTCGCGCCGGCCCGGTTGCGGGCGCAGGCCTACGCGTGGTCGCTGCTCTGGTACGCGCTCGGCGGCGTGCTGCTGTCGGTCGTGATCGGCGGCATCAGCGACTCGCACGGCAACCGGGTGGCGCTGCTCGTCCTCGCAGGACTCGTCGGCACCGGCGGACTGATCGGGGCGTCGGCGTGGCGCTTCGTCGGGCGCGACCTGGCGCTCGCCTCGTCGGTGGAGACCGCGGCCGGCTCCGACGCGCTGCTCAGCTGCACCGGAATCGACGCGGGCTACGGCGGCGTGCAGATCCTGTTCGGCGTCGACTTCGAGATCCGCGAAGGCGAGATCGTCGCCCTGCTCGGCACCAACGGCGCGGGCAAGTCGACGTTCCTCAAGACGGTGAGCGGGCTGCTCGACCCGACCGGTGGCGCGATGTTCTACCGCGGCCGCGACATCACCCACGCCGACCCGCAGACGACCGCGCAGCTCGGCATCATGCACGTGCCCGGCGGCCGCGGCATCTTCCCGACGCTGTCGGTGGCGGAGAACCTGCGGGTCGCCGGCTGGCTCTTCCGCGGCGACAGGGCCTACCTCGACGAGGCGATGGCCCGGGTGAAGAGCTACTTCCCCGTGCTGGACGAGCGCGCCGACACCCTGGCCGGCGACCTGTCCGGCGGCGAGCAGCAGATGCTGTCGCTGGCCCAGGCGTTCCTCGCCAAGCCCGACCTGCTGCTCATCGACGAGCTGTCGCTCGGGCTCGCCCCGGCGATCGTCGAGCGGCTGCTCGAGATCGTGCGGGCGATCCACGCCCAGGGCACGACGGTGATCCTCGTCGAGCAGTCCGTGAGCACCGCGCTGCGGATCGCCGAGCGGGCCATCTTCATGGAGAAGGGCGAGGTCCGCTTCTCCGGCCCGACCGCCGACCTGCTCGAGCGGCCTGACATCCTGCGCGCGGTCTTCCTCGCCGGGGCCGCCGGCGGCAAGCTGCTCACCAGCGCCGCCGCCAACGGCAACGGCAACGGCGTCCACGCCGCCATCCCGGCGGCCGGGTACCCGATCGACGCGCACGCCTCGATCAACGGCAACGGCAACGGCAACGGCACCGGCAACGGCAACGGCAACGGCAAGTCGAAGGGCAGGGCCCGCGGTCGGGCGGCGTCGGTGGCCGATCGGCCGGTCGTCATGGAGGCGCTCGAGCTGGTCAAGCGCTACGGCGGCGTCACCGCGGTCGACCACGTCAGCTTCACGCTGCACGACGGCGAGATCCTCGGGTTCGTCGGCCACAACGGCGCGGGCAAGACGACGCTGTTCGACGTCGTCTCCGGGTTCACGCCGCGCAACGGCGGCCGGGTGCTGCTCGGCGAGCAGGACCTGTCGGAGTGGCCGGCGCACCGCCGGGCGGCCGCGGGGCTCGGCCGGTCGTTCCAGGACGCCCGGCTGTGGCCGCAGCTCACCGTGGCGGAGTGCCTGGCGGTCGCGCTGCACGGGGAGGCCGAGATCGAGGCGGCGTTCCCCGCCCTGCTCGGCCTGCCACGCGTCGCCGAGTCGGAGGCGATGGTCGCCGAGCGCGTCGACGAGCTGATCGACCTCATGGGGCTGGAGGCCTTCCGCAACAAGTTCATCTCCGAGCTGTCCACGGGCTCGCGCCGGATGGTCGAGCTCGGTTGCGTTCTGGCGCACCGGCCCAAGGTGCTGCTGCTCGACGAGCCGTCGTCGGGCATCGCCCAGCGCGAGACCGAGGCACTCGGCCCGCTCATCAAGCGCATCCGCGACCAGCTGGCCTGCAGCATCCTGATCATCGAGCACGACATGCCGCTGATCAGCTCGCTGGCCGACAACCTGATCGCGCTCGACCTCGGTCGCGTCATCGCCTACGGCCCGCCCCGGCAGGTGCTCGACGACCCGGCGGTCATCGAGTCCTACCTCGGCGGCGCGGTGGAGCAACAGCCGAAGAAGCGCCGGCCACCGGACCGACGGCGACGTACGGCGGCAGGAGCGGGCACATGA